The following are encoded in a window of Thunnus albacares chromosome 17, fThuAlb1.1, whole genome shotgun sequence genomic DNA:
- the micall2a gene encoding MICAL-like protein 2a has protein sequence MAAIKALEQWCKTQCEGYRDVAITNMTTSFRSGLAFCALIHKYRPDLIDYDSLRMEDVFENNSLAFQVAEEKLGIPALLDAEDMVALRIPDRLSILTYVSQYHNYFKGQPPMGGVKRPAEGSKEEPSEKKNLPVVAKSFVSKTTTENRFPPTRTAQTSPKFARVAAQKAVLAENVNKNGTLNSKCVACKSHVHLVQRHFVEGKLYHRSCFKCSECSSVLHVGGYKPGKEPDTFICNAHQNSCKPSSSEIKNGPTSSSGQLNSASKTQPAPCPSSVLSAPLDMVLKPVSASQPSHSWTASAQRTQTARQRFFQDAQPVTEASIDDRKPTEPSNVLGRPKVSLSPDDEKNRTRTVIGKKLAEQNCNNNNKHPFTIRSAERRFGDEPSSVDNPGLRKDKYSQGPAGNLAGQSSTSQTNNKESPCLKTINEDNTRPTTVHTTAKDPAYERQTNVNPVKTEPALRDSEASTEQHKPGFTSMTSPNVSISATRPPSAPTPAAPPVSFPLFDPAHFREVTPQKPQHSSGNLAVKHEGHSPVKSPPRRPAVESISSPTTAPDSHGHPSGAKKGKYLSPTNASRTEMRSPSVKSYNIPVEQIERELIDIETNLAQLEKEGVELEKKLRSCEEEGEGDILMDPLMVDWFNLIRKKQMYIRKESELVYIARTQELEQQQPGVEGELRRLLEKPDHLKSIEEQQREKKLMQRLMEIVDGRNAIVEVLDEDRLREVEEDKELNEMMQNLGVKKAKNKRKSSISKLFRRRSKRRVE, from the exons gCTTTTCAGGTCGCAGAGGAGAAGCTGGGGATTCCGGCTTTGTTAGATGCAGAGGACATGGTGGCTTTAAGGATCCCAGACAGGCTCAGCATTCTTACCTACGTCTCCCAGTACCACAACTACTTCAAAGGACAGCCTCCCA TGGGAGGTGTAAAAAGGCCAGCAGAGGGCTCCAAGGAGGAGccatcagagaagaaaaatcTCCCTGTGGTTGCCAAAAGCTTTGTGTCTAAAACCACCACCGAGAATCGTTTCCCTCCAACTCGCACAGCCCAGACCTCACCCAAGTTTGCCAGGGTTGCTGCTCAG AAGGCGGTTTTGGcggaaaatgtcaacaaaaatggGACTCTCAATAGCAAATGCGTTGCTTGCAAGAGTCACGTTCATCTGGTTCAACGGCACTTTGTGGAGGGCAAGCTCTATCACAGAAGCTGTTTCAA ATGCAGTGAATGCTCCAGCGTGCTCCATGTAGGAGGCTACAAACCCGGTAAGGAGCCAGACACTTTTATCTGTAACGCCCACCAGAACAGTTGCAAACCGTCCTCCTCTGAGATCAAAAACGGACCCACCAGTTCATCTGGGCAACTAAATAGTGCCAGCAAGACCCAGCCTGCGCCATGCCCCTCCTCTGTGCTGTCAGCCCCACTAGATATGGTTCTGAAGCCAGTCAGTGCCAGTCAACCTTCGCATTCCTGGACAGCCTCAGCCCAGAGGACTCAGACGGCCCGGCAGAGGTTTTTCCAGGATGCTCAACCAGTCACAGAGGCCTCAATAGATGACAGGAAGCCGACAGAGCCCTCAAATGTTTTGGGAAGACCAAAGGTCTCACTGAGTCCTGATGATGAGAAGAACAGAACCAGGACAGTGATTGGAAAGAAACTAGCAGAGCAAAActgcaacaataacaacaaacaccCATTCACCATCCGATCAGCAGAGAGACG GTTTGGAGATGAGCCAAGTTCAGTTGACAACCCCGGTCTGAGAAAGGATAAATACAGCCAAGGCCCAGCAGGAAACTTGGCAGGACAGAGTTCCACCAGCCAGACAAACAATAAGGAATCGCCATGTCTGAAGACCATCAACGAAGACAACACAAGGCCAACAACTGTACACACAACCGCCAAAG ATCCAGCCTATGAGCGGCAAACAAACGTCAACCCTGTGAAAACCGAACCAGCACTAAG AGATTCTGAAGCCTCTACTGAGCAACATAAGCCTGGATTCACGTCCATGACTTCCCCTAATGTCTCCATCAGTGCAACAAGGCCTCCCTCAGCTCCAACACCCGCAGCACCTCCAGTTAGCTTTCCTCTGTTTGATCCTGCACACTTCAGAGAAGTCACTCCCCAGAAACCTCAGCATAGCTCTGGAAACCTGG CTGTTAAACATGAGGGTCACTCGCCTGTAAAATCCCCACCAAGACGGCCAGCTGTAGAATCTATTAGCTCCCCAACCACTGCTCCAGACAGTCACGGACATCCGTCAG GTGCTAAAAAGGGAAAGTATTTGTCACCCACCAACGCCTCCAGGACTGAAATGAGGTCACCCTCT GTGAAGTCTTATAACATCCCGGTGGAGCAGATTGAGAGGGAGCTGATTGATATTGAAACAAACCTGGCACAATTGGAGAAGGAGGGTGTGGAGCTGGAAAAGAAACTCCGCAGCTGTGAGGAAG aggGAGAGGGGGACATACTGATGGACCCACTCATGGTCGACTGGTTCAACCTCATTCGAAAGAAGCAGATGTACATTAGGAAGGAATCAGAGCTTGTATACAT AGCCAGGACACAGgagctggagcagcagcagccaggtgTTGAGGGGGAACTTCGCAGGCTGCTGGAGAAGCCAG ATCATTTAAAGTCCATAGAGGAGCAACAGCGGGAGAAGAAGTTGATGCAGAGACTAATGGAGATTGTGGATGGCAGAAATGCAATTGTTGAGGTTCTGGATGAAGACAGGCTGAG gGAAGTGGAGGAGGATAAAGAGTTGAATGAAATGATGCAAAATCTTG GAGTAAAGAAAGCCAAAAATAAGAGGAAATCCTCCATTTCAAAACTGTTCAGACGAAGAAGTAAGAGGCGAGTGGAATGA